The Arachis duranensis cultivar V14167 unplaced genomic scaffold, aradu.V14167.gnm2.J7QH unplaced_Scaffold_112131, whole genome shotgun sequence DNA segment CCTGGTGGTCAATCTAAGGAAAAGCACTCAACTGCAACTAATGAGGAAGACGATGATCAGCCTAGAGCTGCCGGCTTGACTAGCTCAGTAGCTATCTGTTGTTCCGTTGCGTATAGTTCATGGTTAGGCCTTTCTAAAGGCCCTATCTGTATACTTCCCAGGCTTAGCAGGGAAGAAGCAGGAGGCTATCTTACCGGACCGGTGTGAAGAGCCCAAAGGGGATGATCCTCAATGGGTTTTATAAGTGATTACCTAGGATCTGTAATTGAATAGGGGGAAATGCCTACATCTAACAGACCTCCCGCTAACCCAAGTGAGCATTCAAATATCTGTCCAACATTCATTCATTCGTGAAGGTACTCCTAACGGATTGAAGACCATATCAACAGGTCTTCCATCTTGCAAATAAGGCATATCTTGTTTGTCTAAAGCtctaatgaagaaaaagaatggTCCTAAGATTGCCTACTTGATCCGGTACTTTATTCTTCCCCTGGAAGGTTTTTCCCGGATTTCTTACTATCTTCGGTACTGCTTTTGAGAAGAATGAATCTCAAGTTTCATCCGGCCGGGTTCGTCTATCCTTTCGATACTGATTTCTCTCTCTGCCGTGAGCGATTGAATTGGAACGTGTTTTCCGCTTGTGGGACCATTTTATCTAACTAAGCCTTCGATTCCTTCCTTCGCAGGGAGTTCCAAAATGAGTAGGGTAAGCTTCCTAAGGGTATGGCTTCTCCGGAGCGACTAAGGACACACCCAATCAAACGATCGGTAAAACGGGTCTCCTTTGGTACAATCTCCTCGGCCGAGTATATCCCGTACGGTTGTTTTCAAAAAGTAGTGCAATCGCTTCTGCGCGTCTTACTTACTCTGCTTGGTCGTTCACTACTTTCTGTTATGGATGAGTCCTTTCAGCTCCCCCTCCTTCCTTTTCCAGCGGGAATTGCATTCATTCATTGACCAACTTTATCTATAGAAAACAGCTTTTGAAAGCCCCTGTAACCCCACCAATCATTTCTGATATCTTTAGTTTAAATGCCAGCTATAGCCTTTTGAGAAAGAGGTGACTCTTCTACTCTCATCCGGGGTTCCTGTTATGAGGAGTAACGTCTTCTTTTTATCCCTGACTTAGGGAGTACTGGCATTCAAGTCAGGATACTAAACCTTTGAGAGTGGATGAGTTCCGGTAAGAAGGAGTAGATGGAGGGAAGACTTTTTCCGGTAGTTTCCTATTCCTTGAGCTGGTAGGTGGGTATGAGCTAGTAACCCTAGGAGGAGGTAAAGAAGGAAGGACGAGAGCGAAAAACTCTCCCTATCTAACTCCTATCCTATAGGATAGAGGTTATTCAGGGAGAGTTTAACCTAAGGTAGTAACCAACGGAAGAGTTCTCCTTTCTCTTTACTACGTACGAAGCGGAATAGCTACCCCATTTGCTACGCCCTTTGATTTCATTATGAGCAATAGATCAGATGGGGATTAATTCGTACGGGAAGTAACACACCTATAGTAGCGGACCAGTATTATCTCGCATCGGACATGTTGAGTTGGACGCTTTCCCAGTAGATGCACCTCACTTAATAGATAAGGTGCTTATCGGTCGCTACCACACCGGCAGTCATCTCACTTGTGCGAGCAaggttaaaaatactatttttaatcCGTCCTTCTATCAATCAAGAAAAGAACCAAGCTAAAGCTTGCCTACATCCTTCAATTCAAGGCCTTAGGTCAATCAGTCCCTTGCTTCTGTTGACTTCTCATCGAATCTTtccattaaaaatcaatttctaTTTCTCGAGGCATATGAATAAGATAGATATGCCACTAACTCAAGTGCCTTGATTCAACAGCGGCACCGTCTATTGCGAACATAGCACTGAAAAAAATAGCACTGGATGAAAGCAATTCATGAAACCGGAAAGAGCCAAGCAGCTGCTATTTGAACAACGGATTCAGCCATTGAAGAGAATATCTACAACTTCTGACTCCACTTCTAGTATACTGGATGCAACCTATTTTGACACAACCGATTCTGGCTATAGCACCAGCGCATTCCCTGACTTCCTTTCTTCTCTCAGAACATTCTCTTCTTCACGAAGAAGTTAATCTTAACGCACAGAAGCAGGAAAAGAGTGCTTTGGTAGGTCAGTCGGTACTGTAAGTAAGTCGGCTTAGAAAGACTAGAAAGGACGTAGTAGGAAGATTAGAGGACCTATGCCCTTCGCTTTCGAGGACTAGTAGCCCCTCCTCTAGTAGCTATGGAGGCTTTAAGAAAATTCTTAGTTTTTGAACTGGAATGCCTTCGCTTGAAGTGAGGGAGAAGGTGCGTGAATTCCCTTCAAGACAAGAAGAGGAGCTTTAGCTTTAGAGCGCCCAGAGGAGTCAAGATCCGCTATTCTATTCCTATCTTTTGATGCTTAGCTGCTCTTCCGCAACTGGTTTTGAAACCTATATGTCTTCCGGAGGGCTAGCTCATCCTTGAATCCGCTGGGTTAATGGGAAGCTCAAGAAGGATGGGTATTGCGCCCGAGTGAGCGAGTTCAAGGTAGTCATAACCCTTCCTTCCTTTATAACCTGAAGTCAGTCCGGCGAAGCCCGCTAATAAGGAAGAAGCAAGGGTACGAAGTAGGCTCGAGCAAAGCGAGAGGACAAAGGCATCACCTCTTTATTGTCCACTTCTTCAGGCAATGTTCCCCCTCCTTTGTCACAAGTTCTACGGAATCATCAGTAACTTAGACACGAAATCTATATACTAACTAGGTGAGTCTGacttccttttctctttcttttgcttTGGCCGGCTCTTATTGAAGTCGCCCGACTCCACGTCCATTCAAATCGAAAGCAGACAAAGTCCAAAGGTATCGATCCAAGGGCGTCCTCCTGTTGTTTCGATCTTGATCGGTAGATTTGGTCAGCAATCCCTTGCTCCATCAAAGGAAATCAGGACTAACGAGGACGCGGAAAAGCATCTTTCTATATAATTGCCATCCCCGGTCTCACCTGCGGCAACCCTTCTCCGACCAATTGAAGTGGCCTAAGCACGTGTATAGGCGTAGGAATTGCATTTTCTCTACCTTGAACACTGGAGTCTTCTTGTAGCTATATCTTACCACTGGATTGGACCAAAAGAAAGCCTCAATCTACTCGAATATGTTAATAACGGATCGAGTCCATTAGTACGAGCAGCCAATGAGTGGGAAACACAAAGTATACTAGACTCCCTTTCTTTTAGACCAAGACATACCCGATGATAAGCAATGAATTGAGGATCCACAATGCCATGATAGAGTCTTCGCGTTCATACAAGAGAGACTCCGTAGGCGGATGAAGAGCCAGGAGCGGGAGCCCCAACTAGAATAGGTGAATTATTAACCAACTATTCCACCTCCAAGGATGGAACGATTCGTCTTTGAGCATCGCTGGCAATAAACCTCGTTGAGAGAGCAGCACGAACCTAGGTTGATTATACAGGAATGGAATCATAGATTGAAGCTTAGGCAAGCCCCTTGAGACTGACTAAGTAAGGAACAGCGGCTGCCCACTCTGCCTTTCCTTCTAATGAGGATTCGAGTGTACTAACTAAGGTTATCTCTTTCACTCTCTTTTCAGTTTATCTATCCCACAGTGAGCAATTCCCGATCACTCGAAAATAAGTTTATCTATCCAAAGGGGTTGGAGTCGTTCTAGAGTGAGAAGCAGAATTACTTATTTcaaataaatagatagatagaAGAGGCTTTCTTATAAGCCCAGCCAGCGAAAAGACTGGCTCTCCGGCAAACAGGAAAGAAGGTTCAGGACAAAGCTCTAATCCCATAGGTGGGCCAGGCGGGAATCCAGCCAGTTCAAATCCAATTATAGTAAAGATTAAAGGAAATGCCACTCTTTAAGCCAAGAAAAAGGGCCTTTTTCATGCCGAATGGATTCTATCTTGACTGCCCTGAGAAAGCAAAGTAAGAGCTATGAGATAGGCTCACTCTCCCCTAATACCCGCTGCTAAGGATTGAAAGTCGCACAATCGGCTATAGGGCAGAACTCCAGATCTACGAATAGCCGCGGGCAAGCACCTTTAACAAGCAAGTAGCTAGCTTAAACCTTGAGTCATGAAAGCAGTCTAAGCTGTAGGATCAAGCTTTCTTTCGAAAAAACCCTCTGTTCACGTCCGGATGTTGGTCTATAATTGATATCGAGAGATTCTTTTAGTGGTCCCATAGACCTTTAGTCTTTATGGACTTCCTTAAGCTATAGAATCCCGTAAGATATAGAATTCAGTATGGGACTACCTATTTGCAATCCCTGCTGGAGACATAGAAGCAGGATAAAATAAGTCATTATCTTTCTATTTAAGTACTTTTAGTGACTTTCCAAACCGGAGAAAGAGAAAACGTCAGTCTGACTGACGAAATGCCTTAACTATTTCGAATGAAGTTTGGGTGAGTGTTCTAAGAGCTAATTCATGTCAGTCTTTCACTCGCCCTTGAGGACTGCAAAGAGGATCTTACTGTAGACAGAAAGGAACCTTTGATAACAAGTCTTTCTATTGACTTACAGGGGAAATTGCATTGAAAGCAAAGAGAAGGCAAATTCCCTGAACTACTCAAGCTGCGGGGAAGACCTGCAAGCTAAGACCAAGAGAAGCCAGTTGTACCTCTCCTTATTCGACCTCCGCCCAGAAGAAGCCTGAAGTCTGACTTCGGAAGTTGCTGTTCTCACTGACTCCTCTATTTAAAGGTCTCCATAAGCCGTAGATGAAGGGATTTAATTCTTATTCCTTCTAGGGGATTCTATTACTACACCTTTATGGGATCCAACTGTAACTCCAAAGAAAGAAGTTCGAAGCAGGAAATCCGTCATAGGAATCAGTCCCCGAAGCCGTAAGTAACCCATTCTATTTAGAATTAGTGTTACACTAGACCGTCCTTGGAATAGAAAAGGAAATTCCAATCTCGGAGATTCTTCTCTATATCTCTTTTGGTGCATTCACTCCCGTCCGCTTATAAGAAAGTCAAAAGCAAGGAAAACAGCAACTCGGAAAGCTCCTCTCTTCCTAAACCCTTTACTGCGTGAGGCAAGGTCGTTTAAGGCTAGTCAAGTCAGATTGAATCAAGTATGTTCTTTCTACTCCTGCAGAAAGAAAGTAGTAAGATTTAGTTAAAATCCGTGCTTAAAAGATTTATGATGCCAAGCAGCAACTAATAACCTGGGGCCGAAGATCCCCCAGTCCCAGTGAATCTATTCCTAAACACTTGGGTATGAGATTTCTTATTCCGCCTCCTCACTTCCTAAATTAAGGTAGTAAATGTAACTATTAGAGGTAAGCTTCAAGATAGAGAGAAGGGCTATCAACTCTATTAGTAGGGTTTTTTAGTTAGCAGGGGAAGAATCAGACCAATACCAATAGAAGCCAACTCCTGCCTCTTccttcaaaagaaaagagaagcctCAGCAGCCTATAAGGCAGTATCAAGCCCGGGAAACAGGTCAGAATCATTATCTTTAGTTGCCCGAAGCTAGTCAGTCAGAAGTAGCAGTCTTGGACGAAGTAGAATGGCATCTGCTCCGAAGGAGGAAAGAAAAGAGTTTACTGCTTGAGGACTTAGTAAGTAGTTTCTCTTTTTACACCGACCTTTGTGTACTAAAAGTACTTAGAAGTAAGTTAGACTTCCGTCCTGAGAGAAGTATGGATATTATGAGCCGTAACTCAAAAAAACAAATAGTTTGGGACCGAAGCAGCTTTTAGGAAAGCCGGAGATCAGTCATTAGATCAGGCTTCGATTCCTATTTATCTTGTTGTGCTTGAGGAAATTGAGAATCAAGCTAGTAGGCTGAAGTTAGCGCTAAGATCCAGACTAATTGATTTTTCAGTTACAGAAAGACCATAGGTAGGAAGTcttaaagtaagaaagaaagcaCTTCCTTACGGGAATACGAATGCATTGGAAGAAAGTAGGCCTGGAAGGCTGTAATCTTACTTCTCTTTTGTTACATGCCAGTACTTGAGAATAAGGAGCTTCCTTGTTCGTTTTCGTTTTATTTGGCTGAGCATTAAGCACTACGAAGTAAGAATGACTATAGCATTCATTAATCAGTCATAAGCTGCAAGAGAAGACATAGAAGCCAGAGTCATGAGGGATTTGTCTTCTCAGTTGGAGATATGTTCGGTTTTCATTTCCTCTTTTTGATATATGTAATCAATtagttcttaattttatttccttttttatttgttctctGAATTTTCGTAGAAAAATCTGCAAGTTTAGAATAATCTTTGTAGAATTGTTCAGCTTCTTCAAGCGTGTTAAAAGTCATTCCAATCTTTGGAACAAATTGCTCATCAACATCGCATAGAAACTGAAAAATACACCGAAATTATTCCAAAATAAACCATATTAGAAActaaaatacaccaaaattgAGAACGAAACAGGTTCATCATACTAATAAATCACATTCAGAACTCGTACATTACATTtaaattcaaaccatcaaccaTGCACatcaattttcacaaacaaaaacaaaatgattCAACTATAGAATCCTAAACTACTAACAAACTACGTTAATTAGATTCAAATCACACCTCACCACTTAATTCGATTCAAAATGATAATACAATTCGTCTTGGCTCAATGAAAAGTTTGAACGTATAAATACACAAAATGTCTAAAATACACCGAAAGAGTTCCAAAATACACCAATTTATAATCGAAATACACCGAAACGAGACGGAACAGATGCATCACAATAATAATTCAGATTCAAAACTcatacattacattcaattcaaatcaTCAACCATAAACAgtaattttcacaaacaaaaacaacattattcacctacagAATTATAAACTACTAACGAACAACATTAACTAGAATCGAACTACATTTCagccacttgattggattcaaaacaataatctaCTTCACTAATTTAATTGACAGTCTGAACTTGAATCATTCTTTATCTTCGACAATGAAATAACTGTTCAAACCTGATTTCACAGCTTGATTTCAAAAACTTTGATCCAAAGCTTCAAATCAGATAAAAGATCATTGAACTTGAACGAAGAGAACGCAAAGAACGAAAAGAGCATAGAGAAGGAAGAGAAATGCAGAGAACGCAGAAATGGAACAGAACGTAGAGACGTAAAAAACgctgaaaaattttgaaaaagaaaacgaaatcGGTATGAAAATAGCAATTATATATTCACTGTTGAGTTAAAAGTTTATTACAAATAATGGCGTATGAGATGAATTATGTCAATATTTATTTGAATGACTTGTAAGTAGAGATCAATTGTTTTTATAATATACGCATTAATGCCCAATTTATAGatgaaattataataaaaataagctatAAAGGTatacattgtaaataaaaatataaagatttaAAGAAAGCCATGAGTAGTTGGCATGTGGAACTTGCCACTAAGGAATGCACTTGAAATGTTAATCCGTTGCTTGACAATGATACATGTTATTCAAACGTGCTAAAATACATTCATACAAATctcagaaaattagtaaagaATAAACAATGACTCCGCATTGACCCCCCAAAAAACAATGACTCCAATTTATAGTGTTTTGACAAAATCGACTATTATGATGAAGCAATAATcttaaatatgatataaatattgtaattattgataaattttactataattaataattgtttGTTAACAAATTTCATTACTAATAAACTTTGGCACCAAACTATACAGGTTACCATCATTGACACTAAAATATTATGAGTATTCtagaatattttgaaattttttggttgatatagaataaattacaaaatttgaaaGACAGAAAATTATTAACAACTGGCCCATTATTAAATATTGGGCTGGGTAAGAGGAAACCCTCTTTACATAAACATCACTACTTACGTccctcttttttatttctttaaatctCATGCAGCCAAACTTAGCCAGAGTCTGAGTTTGTTGCTGCCACATTCCTAGGGTTCTCTGCTTCGGAGGTTTCCCTGCCGCTACTTATTTTTTCGCCAGCATGGTAAGTAtaatctcttttttctttgtctgTGTTCAGatctgttttctttcttgtaTGCATTATGTTTGTTCGTAGATGAATGATGTTTTATACGAAGACGACTTTCTTTTCTGTTGTATACcttcgaattttttttgttttctttaggGTTTTATTCCTTCCCTAGTAACAGTAACCGAAATTTATCGTGATTTTGTGTTGAGTAGGTTCTGCAGAACGATATCGATTTGCTTAATCCACCGGCTGAGCTTGAGAAGAGAAAGCACAAGCTCAAGCGTCTTGTTCAGTCTCCTAATTCTTTCTTCAtggtattctatttttttataatagctCTCAAATTGTATTTTGTCATTTGTTGAACCACACACTGGATTCGATCCAAGGTTGGCTCGTTTCTTTCCAAGTTTTAATTGTTATCTGtttgtctatttaatttttgtttcttgtatTCCTGTCTTGTAGGATGTGAAATGCCAAGGTTGCTTCAACATGTAAGTTGCATCCATTCATTCCTGTTGATTCTGAAGTTATAATTGTGGGCAAATAAATGATTTGATCTTGAGTGATTTTGACGTTTTGATTTCCATGTTGATGCAGTACGACTGTATTCAGCCACTCTCAGACAGTCGTGGTGTGTGGAAACTGCCAAACGGTCTTGTGCCAACCTACAGGTGGAAAAGCAAGGCTAACGGAGGGCTGCTCGTTTAGGAAGAAGGGAGACTAAATGGGGGTGGTATCTTCTCTTTTAGCCTTTGGTTGGAGAGTTTTGTTTTCTTTGGGATTGATCAATGGTTTTGTCATGTTTGAGTtatgatatatttaattttgcTACATTGcaagacttttttttttctccaaagACTGTAATGAGACCAAGCATTTTTGTTTAGTCTATTATATTGCAACATGATTTTGGCTGTCCTGACTCCTAAGTTATAATTTTTCCCTGCTAGGATCGGTTTGTACATGTGATCTGATAGGGTGTACTTTAGTTTTCTTCAATGTGGATTTGCTTGATGATGCGCTTAAGGCTTCTCACTTAGTTTGGGGTAGCCTATAGATGGTATATGCAGGGAATAGGGTGTATTCTTTGTGGTGGGTAGGTGCATTTACTTTTTTGCTTGTCTTCTCTTAGGTGGATGTNNN contains these protein-coding regions:
- the LOC107472469 gene encoding 40S ribosomal protein S27-2 gives rise to the protein MVLQNDIDLLNPPAELEKRKHKLKRLVQSPNSFFMDVKCQGCFNITTVFSHSQTVVVCGNCQTVLCQPTGGKARLTEGCSFRKKGD